A genomic window from Leishmania braziliensis MHOM/BR/75/M2904 complete genome, chromosome 19 includes:
- a CDS encoding putative mitochondrial carrier protein produces the protein MPSSERRHAAWVDVVAGGFGGALAKSLLSPFQRIVVLQQLGQHKNYSIKELVRHIYAQDGLKSFWRGNLTSMVIRVPYSGIQFLLYTQLKFLFQDWLDRRHAATALSGNLVGSDNDGHGNASGAATLRGVWMEKFIMKCGAGGISATIAGAAVYPGEVVRLRLMSGEKKFTGIAHTCRLVYRETHSLRNFYRGLGASLMQRVPDILVSFATYETVKYAVLDSPNPPFFKDSYAARNVLSTMVGGSAAAIASILLAFPLDVAKRRIGMSGQGTDKTVYRGVGDCLRQVYAKEGIRGWYAGAFVEAVRCVPQVILMWMFIEVIQKELSLYARVASAEEEVTGKSP, from the coding sequence ATGCCCAGCAGTGAGAGGAGGCATGCTGCGTGGGTGGATGTAGTCGCTGGTGGGTTTGGCGGAGCACTCGCCAAGTCGCTACTCAGCCCCTTCCAACGCATCGTCGTACTGCAGCAACTTGGGCAACACAAGAACTACAGCATCAAGGAGCTGGTGCGCCACATCTATGCGCAGGATGGCTTGAAAAGCTTCTGGCGCGGCAACCTCACCTCGATGGTAATTCGAGTGCCGTACAGCGGCATTCAGTTTCTGCTCTATACGCAGCTAAAGTTCCTCTTCCAGGACTGGCTGGATCGTCGTCATGCCGCCACAGCACTCTCTGGCAACCTGGTGGGCAGCGACAACGACGGCCATGGCAACGCGTCCGGCGCCGCGACGTTGCGCGGAGTGTGGATGGAGAAGTTCATCATGAAgtgcggcgccggcggcatCTCGGCCACGatcgccggcgccgccgtctaCCCCGGCGAGGTTGTCCGCCTCCGTCTCATGTCTGGCGAGAAGAAGTTCACCGGCATTGCGCACACGTGCCGGCTTGTTTATCGGGAGACTCATTCGCTGCGCAACTTCTACCGCGGCCTCGGCGCGTCCCTCATGCAGCGCGTCCCAGACATCCTAGTCAGCTTCGCCACGTACGAGACGGTCAAGTACGCCGTGCTAGATAGCCCCAACCCGCCCTTCTTCAAGGACAGTTACGCGGCGCGTAATGTGCTATCAACGATGGTAGGTGGCTCCGCAGCGGCAATTGCCTCTATCCTCCTAGCGTTCCCGCTCGACGTAGCGAAGCGGCGGATCGGAATGTCTGGCCAGGGTACCGACAAGACTGTTTACCGCGGCGTCGGCGACTGCCTGCGACAGGTCTACGCCAAGGAGGGCATCCGTGGTTGGTACGCTGGGGCCTTTGtcgaggcggtgcggtgTGTGCCGCAGGTGATCCTCATGTGGATGTTCATCGAGGTAATTCAGAAGGAGCTGTCGCTCTACGCGAGAGTGGCATCAGCCGAAGAAGAGGTGACGGGGAAGAGTCCTTGA
- a CDS encoding putative proteasome regulatory non-ATP-ase subunit, with product MSTPEARAQVYLVNLREKLEANNNASAAATVSRALDYFEQRFWYELSSELLQLIRDPMVLEDAHELYTDVIVAVRADISPIAYIMIVRSVCFAPHSTTQNALELVEGACASLIHSSSEQGHYAALCIRALLLLESTSAEESAALAAVPGSPPHTARKLLEQTETYLHGLKMHEVEPVLVALYGMARGRDYEIRRQHTSYYKNSFDIIIFLEKADLPMRDEDVTTLAYKTVVAGLLSDKIFNFGKLLNFDQFVSRLQRESCPQHWALKMMQLCNDGDVVSFEAFFRQHQLQISQEPQLVSASATLHRKVRLMALLHLIFYTPLSERTFTFHAVAQRCGVPDSGAEPLLLEALAHGIIKGRMDGLKEEVHITWVESRVLSLEEVKALAKHVAKWREQVVGLTESVKEMAKRIPQ from the coding sequence ATGTCGACTCCAGAGGCCCGCGCGCAGGTCTACCTGGTCAACCTCCGCGAGAAGCTGGAGGCGAACAACAatgccagcgccgctgccacagTGTCGCGCGCTCTCGACTACTTTGAGCAACGCTTCTGGTATGAGCTTTCaagcgagctgctgcagctgatcCGCGACCCAAtggtgctggaggacgcGCACGAACTGTACACGGACGTCATTGTGGCTGTGCGGGCTGACATCTCGCCGATTGCATACATCATGATTGTGCGCTCCGTCTGCTTCGCTCCGCACAGCACGACGCAGAACGCGCTGGAGCTTGTCGAAGGCGCATGTGCGTCCCTCATCCACAGTAGCTCGGAGCAGGGACACTACGCCGCCTTGTGCATCCGTGCCCTCCTGCTACTCGAGAGCACGAGCGCCGAGGAAAGCGCCGCGCTGGCTGCGGTTCCTGGGTCGCCACCGCACACAGCACGCAAGCTACTGGAGCAGACCGAGACGTACCTGCACGGCCTCAAGATGCACGAGGTGGAACCAGTGCTGGTCGCACTCTACGGTATGGCGCGCGGTCGTGACTACGAGATCCGGCGCCAGCACACGAGCTACTATAAAAACTCCTTCGATATCATTATCTTCTTGGAGAAGGCAGATCTGCCCATGCGCGACGAGGACGTCACCACGCTGGCGTACAAGACGGTGGTCGCTGGTCTCTTGTCGGACAAAATCTTCAACTTTGGCAAGCTCCTTAACTTCGACCAGTTTGTGTCTCGGCTGCAGCGGGAGTCGTGCCCGCAGCACTGGGCGCTGAAGATGATGCAGCTGTGCAATGATGGCGATGTGGTGAGCTTCGAGGCCTTTTtccggcagcaccagctgcaAATTTCGCAGGAGCCGCAGCTCGTGAGCGCCTCGGCGACTCTGCACCGTAAGGTGCGGCTCATGGCGTTGCTACACCTCATCTTCTACACCCCTCTGAGCGAGCGCACCTTCACCTTTCACGCGGTGGCTCAGCGGTGCGGCGTGCCAGACAGCGGGGCGgagccactgctgctcgAGGCGCTCGCCCATGGCATCATCAAGGGCCGTATGGACGGCTtaaaggaggaggtgcacatTACGTGGGTGGAGTCGCGTGTGCTGAGCCTtgaggaggtgaaggcgctGGCGAAGCATGTCGCGAAGTGGCGGGAGCAGGTAGTGGGGCTCACGGAGTCGGTGAAGGAGATGGCAAAGAGGATCCCGCAGTAA
- a CDS encoding putative peroxisome assembly protein, with amino-acid sequence MFESNLLSQINTSSPLPTAVEVQFTTSISQSLYKAFQFAHTLLAEKSDRAAALLPWSDEIYLAVSGMLERLMLQHADTTFSEMIFALRRAEIDGPLAAAPLLSTSSTAASGPSSSGLRPGARGRYLRWLLLGPPPVTTPEERAINFINNNVPSQMRVHASAPADAAVAAIASPKAAAPIPLADIIVTDAKAAVESEVDAAALSQLKSVELLKAEHAPYGYLRFKPLSHRNKIISLFLLTLKPYLERKAEQWYVRNTDASVDAVAMRNAYAYRYPHRAAFLRFLAQYVYPIYHVIKQGSQLLYMMCFLLEMTLYTSPLHRVFGIALRRCTLEDSLTTSPRAQRALLIARVVLLLVFCGFRLLDFTRNADGASSPRQIQEEGLPIPPPPALGGDVPLPEDRSSLPKAGECPVCRRHVTNAAVCLVSGIVGCYPCLQGYVRAQRTCPVTHQSMGVEQIRRVFEC; translated from the coding sequence ATGTTTGAGAGCAACCTCCTCTCGCAGATCAACACCTCCTCACCTCTGCCGACAGCGGTAGAGGTGCAGTTCACCACCAGCATCAGCCAGTCCCTCTACAAAGCATTTCAGTTTGCCCACACGCTGCTCGCGGAGAAGAGTGACCgggcggctgcgctgcttccgTGGAGTGATGAGATATACTTGGCCGTGTCAGGGATGCTGGAGCGGCTGATGCTGCAACACGCCGACACAACTTTCTCCGAGATGATATTTGCCCTGCGTCGCGCTGAAATAGACGGGCCgcttgccgccgccccgcTACTGTCCACATCATCCACCGCTGCGTCTGGGCCGTCGTCGTCAGGACTGCGGCCTGGTGCACGGGGTCGGTACCTTCGTTGGCTGCTCCTggggccgccgccggtgacAACCCCGGAAGAGCGAGCGATAAATTTCATCAACAACAACGTTCCCTCGCAGATGCGCGTTCACGCCAGCGCGCCGGCAGACGCTGCAGTCGCGGCGATCGCGTCGccgaaggcggcggcacccaTTCCGCTTGCGGATATCATCGTCACAGACGCGAAGGCGGCGGTAGAGAGCGAGGTGGACGCCGCGGCGCTCTCGCAGCTGAAGTCAGTCGAGCTACTCAAGGCCGAGCACGCTCCGTACGGCTACCTGCGCTTTAAGCCGCTTAGCCACCGCAACAAGAtcatctccctcttcctcttgacGCTCAAGCCGTACCTGGAGCGAAAGGCGGAGCAGTGGTACGTGCGCAACACTGACGCCTCCGTCGATGCCGTCGCCATGCGGAACGCGTATGCTTACCGCTACCCGCACCGAGCAGCCTTCCTGCGCTTCCTTGCGCAGTACGTCTACCCGATCTACCACGTCATAAAGCAGGGGTCTCAGCTCCTTTACATGATGTGCTTCCTTCTGGAGATGACGCTCTACACATcgccgctgcatcgcgtGTTCGGCATCGCCCTGCGTCGGTGCACCTTGGAGGACTCACTCACGACGAGCCCCcgtgcgcagcgcgcgctgctcatcgcgcgggtggtgctgcttctcGTCTTCTGTGGCTTTCGACTGCTGGACTTCACACGGAACGCCGACGGGGCGTCCTCGCCACGCCAGATccaggaggaggggctgcCGATACCGCCCCCACCAGCGCTTGGCGGCGACGTGCCACTGCCAGAggaccgcagcagcctccCCAAGGCAGGCGAGTGCCCTGTTTGCCGCAGACACGTCACGAACGCGGCGGTTTGCCTCGTCAGCGGCATCGTCGGCTGCTACCCGTGCCTGCAAGGCTACGTTCGAGCTCAACGCACGTGCCCAGTCACGCACCAGTCGATGGGGGTAGAGCAGATCCGCCGCGTTTTCGAGTGCTAA